DNA sequence from the Puntigrus tetrazona isolate hp1 chromosome 2, ASM1883169v1, whole genome shotgun sequence genome:
TATTCCAAGACAGGCTTATTAAGTGCAGCCAGTTTGGCAGCTGTAAGGGGGTTGCAGCCCTCTTCAAACAAAGGGTTGCAAAAACGCTCTTTGGAGGCTTCTGCGTTCCCACCGGTTTGGGCTGCAGGAGCAACTACATTCGTGACACAAAGGGGGTCAGTGGCAGGGTTACAAGTGGGGTAATAGTGATACAAACCTGAAGGTGATCTTGCCACCAACTTGGGCTGACAGTAAGGATCTTTGGTAGGATCACATCCAAGGTGAGCATAGGAGGGCAGAGGCCCAAGTGAGGCCCTGTAGCCGTAAGCAGCCCGCAGGTGGTACTGCAAACACTCTGTGTCTGAAGGATTGCAGATACGCAACAGTTCCGCCCTCTGCTCAGCCGACAAGAAAGGCTCTAAGACCGGAGGGTAGTAGTAAGCTGGCGGGGTTTTCAGAGGCAGAGGGAGCAGAGGAGAGAAAATTGGCGGAGGGATCTTTTCAGGAGCAGGAGAAGGCTCTTCTTCTGCAGCTTTTGGTCTAACAGCGTAGAGGCAGTAGGGGTCAAGGTAAGGGTTGCACACTGTCACAGTAGCTTGCCTCACAGGAACGGGCATGACCAGTTTGGCTTTGGGTTTGCTGGTGGATTCTGCGATGCAGTCTGGGTCGTCGGAGTTGGCACAGACTTTGTAAATTTCACTCAGGTGAGTGAGGTAATGGTTGTAGGAGCGTCCCTCCTCTACTCTGTGCTTGTTCTGCAGGTAAACAAGGTACATGCGATCCATGTCTTCAACCTGTGGAGATTGAAGAAACATAATTGGACTAATTGGATTAGCTTTGTCTCAATTTTCTGTGAATAGCTCTCAAGAAATTCTTTTTAGGACAATTACATGATATCACCGACAATTCTCATAAAAGATTTTGACCCTGACTAGCAatctatgtttttgtttaaagctaCTCACTCCCTCCTGGTTGTTGGTCTGCATGAAGTATTTATACCAGCCCCAGAAATCAGGCAGGCTCCTGTAGTAGGCAACATTCCTCCTGCTGCGGACCAGCTTTTTCAGTGATGACTTAGTGTCTGTCTTCACCTCAACAGCGCCCTCTATAGTTGACCCAGCACATGACAACAGTAAGTATCATTTAAGcatcatttaaagggatagttctgccattactcactctcatgtcgttccaaacaaAATCTtagttcatcttcaaaacaattattttattaagatattttttgatgagATCCAAGAGCTTTCAGaccttggatttcatcaaaaatatcttaagtagtgttccaaagatgagctaaggtcttacaggtttggagcaacatgagggtaagtaattaatgacagaatttcaatttatgtgtatttatttattaattaatttctataaaaaaatcttacaataGTGAattctattacttttattactaaaatatggAATAATCTGTGATGATTTgattgaattcttaaacatttttttgggttCTTTGCTTTGCCAGTGTCACAGTCAATAACTACGATGTATAATCTAAAATGACAATAAGAAGAAGGAGATTCTATTTCAAGGCCAAGATGTTGAGACAATAAACCACTGCCATTTTACAGGTGTACAGCAGCATAATGATTCATGTTTAATGGCATTATCTCACATCTGAGCTTTGATGTCAGTGCCATTTACAGCATAGCTGATGATATAAgtacacagaaaataaaatccaaCTCACCACCCTCTTCTTCATTGCGTTTTACAGGACCAGCATTCAGAAAGTCTGTGTTagacattaatataaaaaagaaataaataaaaatgcaaagaaataaaaagctaaattgaATTGTTAACCAAATGTCACACTTCTGAAGTGAAGGAAAATGCCAACCAGCTATAAGTGCACAGCAGGCATTTTTCCCGTCAGTGGAGCCTGTGTCTTATTCTAATGATTACTGCTCTGTCTCGGCTCTCTGAGAGCTTTAAGTGCTCTAAAATGGGACTTAAACTTCCGGGACCCCCTGCAAGTGTACCTGTTAAACTACAAAGAGACTGGGAACCAGCCCACAGGCTGCTGCCATAATTACCactgctgtaaaataaaatgaaggatGTAAAATGGTCTGTACATGCAACATTATTTGTGGCATATTTCTGCATCTCCAGTTGGTCTCTTTAGATGTTTATAGCTCGTGGAAAATATACAGTTGGTGATAATCACAAGGTCTCTGTTTTCCTATGGAACTTTTGACTGAAATCATTTCACAGAGGTGTTATCAAAAAAGAGTAGCAATACACAATAGCTCACTTGTTTTCTATGGTATTGTAAATGCTATTCGTTTCAGAGATGGATGCAGAGTCATTTGGTCCATGTTTTATGAAACTATGGTGATTTGCACTGAACAAAGTTGTGCTAAATATTCAGGATAACcgaatattttgttttaaatcagaaatgGATTCTCACCTGGCATGAAGACAGCGGCAAGAGCCATTCCACAGAATATAACAGATAATGTAAGTCTGGCCATTTTCCTTGATTAGTTGAttcctgaaaacaaaaattgtcACACAAAGTGAGTAATATGGGAGATATTTTTATCCAATATTCAAAATAACGATTGGCCAATTGGGGTTTTCAATAGCTGATTCTTAGATATTAATAAACTGTTAATTTGTAACCCGtgaatgatttgtttaaaatgaccaataatgtttgtttttaatagataaacagcatttaacattacatttttcttatagATATTGAATATTTCCTTTGTCACTTTCTTTcacaattgttatttttgagttttataAGTatttgcagggttttttttcttctttttcccttttttctattcttttacATAATCTCAaatctcttttttctttttaatgtttacattgtataaataatacaacacatatattagaaatacatgcaatattatcaaaaataaattgataaaaaaatattttaaaaatacttttacaaaaTTCCCAGAGATTATACGTCCACCTAATTCATTGTGAATGTTTTGTCTGTATTAGTCAACTGAATGAGAAAAAGGATCTTCAAACTCACTTACCTGGTCTAGCAGAAATGTTTGAAGATACTCCTAAGTTGCTGGTGGGCTCTGAAGGGGTGTACTGAACTCTTCACACAACCCCTGCACTCCCCTTCAAACCCTCTGAACTGCTGTGGCGAGCGCCAACATTTTTAAGGTGCTCTATGatcattaagaaaaaaaggcatGTGGTATGTCAGGAGCTTGCTGTTAGCCTTTTTGGGATTGGTTCTTGCAGAATCAGCCCATGGACCAATGAGAGTCCTGTAATTAGGAAGAAAAGCAGCAAGATCCAACTTGGAAGAGGGAGCCGGAGGGATGCAAAAATAATCAAAGAAATACCTTTTTGCTGATTGATGAATGAGGTGCCACATCTACAACTGAGAAAACCTTCAGACGTCTCCATTCTGCCATATGAATTATGAACCCTCAGTGTTATTATCTcattattatgtaaatttatAAAGCAAAGCTCTATTGGATTCTCTGTGTATATGCGTTGCTTATGCttaatatatacagcatatatatatgtataaatatataaatatatttatgcatttataaaatagtGTTTAAACACCCCCATCCCCTTACT
Encoded proteins:
- the and2 gene encoding actinodin2, with product MARLTLSVIFCGMALAAVFMPDFLNAGPVKRNEEEGEGAVEVKTDTKSSLKKLVRSRRNVAYYRSLPDFWGWYKYFMQTNNQEGVEDMDRMYLVYLQNKHRVEEGRSYNHYLTHLSEIYKVCANSDDPDCIAESTSKPKAKLVMPVPVRQATVTVCNPYLDPYCLYAVRPKAAEEEPSPAPEKIPPPIFSPLLPLPLKTPPAYYYPPVLEPFLSAEQRAELLRICNPSDTECLQYHLRAAYGYRASLGPLPSYAHLGCDPTKDPYCQPKLVARSPSGLYHYYPTCNPATDPLCVTNVVAPAAQTGGNAEASKERFCNPLFEEGCNPLTAAKLAALNKPVLEYAPRDEPAPLNLACDPRYDPYCLMGGAAALRKPPPVLPEFQTRHHLGIRGKTKEGYDCYMFYDKDCTPVENQDLRANAESSKADCHPYDPNCGRFAPQQSTGAEAAKRVKDGVIEPHQDCDPEIDYNCRLRRAESAGEEHKDEPAQEEQAKNVAPEYPVPQFEDFLRGYMGGYKK